TCACGATTTTTTTGCTGTATCCCAATCAAATCTTTCTCTCTATACACTCGATTGGCATAACTAAAAGTAAGACGTGATGAAATACCATAAGACCAATCCTGCCCCCAACCAAGTCTCAATGTCTTTTGTTGATAAGCATTATCTAATGCTTGTGTATTTTCTCGATGAAAATCCATTCCAACAAACCAAAATTGAGTACTTTTAGGCAAATAAAATAATGTTGATGAAATGAAATAATAATTACCATCTAAATGTTTTCGGATTTTATAACGAGATTCTCCATACTCAAGTGCGGTAGAAATTTGCCAAGTTTTACTTAGCCAATCTACGTTTTCTAAACGAATACCCAATTTATCCGCATATTGCTTCATTGTATTCGTTCCAGAGCTACCGCCTGCATACCAACGCTTTTCTTGAAAAGGAAACAACGAGACTTCAACTAAGGCAGTTTGATAACCTAAACCACCACCTATACGAAAAGTAGCCTCATTGTATTTTTTATTATCCCAATAATATTTTCCATTCCCATTAAACATAGTTTTACTAAAAAAATGATCTGCCCATGGCCATTTTTTTTCTACTGATAAAGAATACCCTACCCCCTTCCCACTTTCTTTTTCCCAAGCGGTCCAATTACCAATTTTTGTGCCACTTTTTGGAGCGTTATTCAAATTATCATCATTTAAAAAATTTAAGCCTACTTGCCATATCCATTGATTCCGCTGATTTAGTGTTAAAAGATACTGATCAATAACACCTAAAAATTTTTCATCATCTACCTCTGTACGTAATTTTTCAAATTGAATTTTGGCAGATTCATTTTCATAGTTAAAAAATAGGGCTTGAGCTAATTGATAACGCAAAGGTAGTAAAGATGCCTCTAGAGCGAATAATTCACGATAATAAGCAATAGATTGAGTTAAATCACCTTGTTCACGAGCTTCAATAGCCTTTGCCCAAGTGAGTAAGAAATTATCTTGCTGAGGAAATTGTTTATATAGTGGTAATAACAGTTGAACTGCCTGAGTGTTATTTTGATATAAAGCAAGAATTAACCCACGCAAAACAAGTCTTGGATGTTGTGCTAATTCGCTTTTGGAAAGAGAAATAATATGCCTATTTGGTATTTCTTTCTTAGGCATAGAGGAAAAAGAGGAGGTTTTTAATTCCGCACTTTGAATCGTATTTGTCAATGTATCATTTTTAGGACGTGCAACATCTGCCCAAGCTATATTCGTTAATGATAAGCCTATTAATGATAAGCCTATTAATGATAAGAAAGAAATTTGTTTTACGCCATTTTTCATATTTTATCCATATTCTTAAAAAACTCTAACTTGACATTATTACAAAAAAAGAACAATAATGCGAATTATTATCAATTTTGTATAAGTATTAATTCTATGAAATCTGTTTCTCTTATCACTGGTGGACTTTCCTTTTTACTAAGTGCTTGTAGCGGGGGAGGTGGCTCTTTTGATGTAGATGACGTCTCTAATCCCTCCTCTTCTAAACCGCGTTATCAAGACGATACTTCAAGTTCAAGAACAAAATCTAAATTGGAAAATTTGTCCATTCCTTCTTTAGGGGGAGGGATGAAGTTAGTTGCGCAAAATATACATCCTCACTCAAACAAAGAACCAAGCTTATTGAATGATTATAGTGTCTTAACTGACCTCTCTTTGATTAT
The nucleotide sequence above comes from Haemophilus influenzae. Encoded proteins:
- a CDS encoding surface lipoprotein assembly modifier gives rise to the protein MKNGVKQISFLSLIGLSLIGLSLTNIAWADVARPKNDTLTNTIQSAELKTSSFSSMPKKEIPNRHIISLSKSELAQHPRLVLRGLILALYQNNTQAVQLLLPLYKQFPQQDNFLLTWAKAIEAREQGDLTQSIAYYRELFALEASLLPLRYQLAQALFFNYENESAKIQFEKLRTEVDDEKFLGVIDQYLLTLNQRNQWIWQVGLNFLNDDNLNNAPKSGTKIGNWTAWEKESGKGVGYSLSVEKKWPWADHFFSKTMFNGNGKYYWDNKKYNEATFRIGGGLGYQTALVEVSLFPFQEKRWYAGGSSGTNTMKQYADKLGIRLENVDWLSKTWQISTALEYGESRYKIRKHLDGNYYFISSTLFYLPKSTQFWFVGMDFHRENTQALDNAYQQKTLRLGWGQDWSYGISSRLTFSYANRVYREKDLIGIQQKNREYTTTITLWHRNIHFMGLTPKLSWDYQKSTSNHAFYRYDKNRIYLEIGKIF